One genomic region from Sorangium aterium encodes:
- a CDS encoding HAD hydrolase-like protein, producing the protein MRTLFLDLDGTLTDPAPGIAACFVHAARVLGHGSISLAEVRRFIGPPLREAFAEILATRDSARIEEAVRVYRERFGTLGLFENSVYPGVPEALAQLCQAGHGLCLVTSKAAVYAERIVDHFGLRSHVPRVYGAELSGERSTKAELIAHALERESLTPADACMIGDREHDVLGAKAHGLVAIGVTWGYGSRAELEAAGADRIVDTLEELVLTVRGLRETRGRAAR; encoded by the coding sequence ATGCGTACGTTGTTTCTGGATCTCGACGGCACCTTGACGGATCCGGCCCCTGGCATCGCCGCCTGCTTCGTGCACGCGGCCCGTGTGCTCGGGCACGGCTCGATCAGCCTCGCCGAGGTGCGCCGCTTCATCGGTCCGCCGCTGCGCGAGGCGTTCGCCGAGATCCTGGCGACGCGCGACAGCGCCCGCATCGAGGAGGCCGTGCGCGTCTATCGCGAGCGCTTCGGCACGCTCGGCCTGTTCGAGAACAGCGTGTATCCCGGTGTGCCAGAGGCGCTCGCGCAGCTCTGCCAGGCGGGCCACGGCCTCTGTCTCGTCACGAGCAAGGCGGCCGTTTATGCCGAGCGCATCGTCGACCACTTCGGCCTTCGCTCGCACGTGCCCCGCGTCTACGGCGCCGAGCTGTCCGGCGAGCGCTCGACCAAAGCCGAGCTCATCGCGCACGCGCTCGAGCGCGAGTCGCTCACCCCCGCCGACGCCTGCATGATCGGCGACCGCGAACACGATGTCCTCGGCGCCAAGGCGCACGGCCTCGTGGCGATCGGGGTGACATGGGGCTACGGGTCGCGCGCGGAGCTGGAGGCTGCGGGCGCCGACCGCATCGTCGACACGCTGGAGGAGCTCGTGCTGACGGTGCGTGGGTTGAGGGAGACCCGAGGCCGAGCGGCTCGATGA
- a CDS encoding alpha/beta hydrolase family esterase, translated as MRSRVVVTACLVASVTGGALLGSACRDIGPQTGSETNFLRSCDASCADGLSCICGVCTRACSAARECTALVFGAECVAVAERPAEAACDAAGSAAFCDISCSGDADCEPLGAPFRCQGGFCRTPGDGETATACPATTLAPGDNERTVTVGDTTRSYVVRLPANYTGASPMPLVLDYHTLGGSPAEEAEASGYRELAETEGFIVAWPEGVDGAWNIGPCCTTSRDVDDVGFARALVQAVQKEACVDLKRVYAVGVANGGGMAYHLGCNAADVFAAVAPSAFDLLAESEQPCQPSRPVTEISFRGTADLLVPYEGGAQQAPNGADITFLGAVGTFERWAELNQCTGSPSAADSDGCSTYSSCADGAEVTLCTTEGGGMTWGSPEIGWATLKRHSLL; from the coding sequence ATGAGATCTAGGGTGGTCGTGACGGCGTGCCTCGTCGCGAGCGTGACGGGCGGGGCGCTCCTCGGCTCGGCCTGCAGGGACATCGGCCCTCAGACCGGGAGCGAGACCAACTTTCTCAGGAGCTGTGATGCCAGCTGCGCGGACGGTCTCTCCTGCATCTGCGGCGTCTGCACGCGCGCTTGCTCGGCCGCCCGCGAGTGTACGGCGCTCGTCTTCGGCGCCGAGTGCGTGGCCGTGGCGGAGCGGCCTGCCGAGGCGGCCTGCGACGCGGCCGGGAGCGCCGCGTTCTGCGATATCTCCTGCAGCGGCGACGCCGACTGCGAGCCGCTCGGCGCGCCGTTCCGCTGTCAGGGCGGCTTCTGCCGGACGCCCGGCGACGGCGAGACGGCGACCGCCTGTCCGGCGACCACGCTTGCGCCCGGCGACAACGAGCGCACGGTGACGGTCGGGGACACCACCCGCAGCTACGTCGTTCGCCTCCCTGCAAACTACACGGGGGCGAGCCCCATGCCGCTGGTGCTCGATTACCATACGCTGGGCGGGAGCCCGGCGGAGGAGGCCGAGGCCTCGGGGTACCGCGAGCTCGCCGAGACCGAGGGGTTCATCGTCGCGTGGCCGGAGGGCGTCGACGGCGCGTGGAACATCGGTCCGTGTTGCACGACGTCGCGCGACGTCGACGACGTGGGGTTCGCGCGGGCCCTGGTCCAGGCGGTCCAGAAGGAGGCGTGTGTCGACCTCAAGCGGGTCTATGCCGTCGGCGTCGCGAACGGCGGCGGGATGGCCTACCACCTGGGCTGCAACGCCGCGGACGTCTTTGCCGCGGTCGCTCCCAGCGCGTTCGACCTTCTGGCGGAGTCGGAGCAGCCCTGCCAGCCGTCGCGGCCGGTGACCGAGATCTCGTTCCGGGGTACCGCGGACTTGCTGGTACCTTACGAGGGCGGGGCTCAGCAGGCGCCGAACGGCGCGGACATCACCTTCCTCGGCGCCGTGGGCACCTTCGAGAGGTGGGCCGAGCTGAACCAGTGCACGGGATCACCGAGCGCGGCGGACAGCGACGGTTGCTCGACGTACTCGAGCTGCGCAGACGGCGCGGAGGTGACGCTGTGCACCACGGAGGGCGGCGGCATGACGTGGGGGAGCCCCGAGATCGGGTGGGCCACGCTGAAGCGGCATTCGCTTCTTTGA
- a CDS encoding MATE family efflux transporter has protein sequence MNDRDTQKQFILEGKLTRVMWELSWPAVLAMVLYGLNAFLDAVFVGQLMNKSALAGVGIAYPLSQMTLGLGSLVGTGAGTALSIYLGAGDKSKLHSLLGSVNGLSLLLSLPYTVLAYVFAEPLVRMMGGTGEILAYGTEYFKVTALGSVFWVHGLAVNMTVRGEGKMKTAAWMISLGLLVDVILKPLFIDTFGWGVQGAAWATNAAMFVYSAVGLLYFARGRASFDTAWRTIRVDPAIRKQIVSLGMPGMILTMMGIAQNVVVYNAVSGQGTENDVAFYAACNRIFLFMLTPMLGLMRALQPVEGINYGAQRYARVKRAFSLFGLAGVAFVLPFWLAMMLAPNAVLGFLLPGSEFTAQQLLDFRIYIVVLPFLPYVFNALVLFPCLERAKLASVVALLRQVVLFVPLMWLLPRLVGVSGVYWGTTAIDVAMFLLVLVMVNREFRRLDGRDVETSAVLREAPAG, from the coding sequence ATGAACGATAGAGATACGCAGAAGCAGTTCATCCTCGAGGGGAAGCTGACGAGAGTGATGTGGGAGCTCTCGTGGCCGGCGGTGCTGGCCATGGTGCTCTACGGGCTCAACGCCTTCCTGGACGCCGTGTTCGTGGGCCAGCTGATGAACAAGAGCGCCCTGGCCGGCGTCGGCATCGCCTACCCTCTGTCTCAGATGACGCTCGGCCTTGGCAGCCTGGTCGGGACCGGCGCGGGCACGGCGCTCAGCATTTACCTGGGCGCCGGCGACAAGAGCAAGCTCCACAGCCTGCTGGGCAGCGTGAACGGGCTATCGCTGCTCCTCAGCTTGCCTTACACCGTGCTCGCCTACGTGTTCGCAGAGCCGCTGGTGCGCATGATGGGCGGCACCGGGGAGATCCTTGCGTACGGCACCGAGTACTTCAAGGTGACGGCGCTCGGCTCGGTGTTCTGGGTGCACGGCCTGGCCGTGAACATGACGGTGCGCGGCGAAGGCAAGATGAAGACCGCGGCGTGGATGATCTCCCTCGGCTTGCTGGTGGATGTCATCCTGAAGCCCCTGTTCATCGACACGTTCGGCTGGGGCGTGCAAGGCGCGGCCTGGGCCACCAACGCCGCGATGTTCGTGTACTCGGCCGTGGGGCTCCTGTATTTCGCGAGGGGGCGCGCCTCGTTCGACACGGCTTGGCGCACGATCCGCGTCGATCCGGCCATCCGGAAGCAGATCGTCTCCCTGGGCATGCCGGGCATGATCTTGACCATGATGGGTATCGCCCAGAACGTCGTCGTCTACAACGCGGTCTCGGGCCAGGGAACGGAGAACGACGTCGCCTTCTACGCCGCCTGCAACCGCATCTTCCTGTTCATGCTGACCCCCATGCTGGGGCTGATGCGCGCCTTGCAGCCGGTGGAAGGGATCAACTACGGGGCGCAGCGCTACGCCAGGGTGAAGCGTGCCTTCAGCCTCTTCGGGCTCGCCGGGGTCGCCTTCGTCCTGCCGTTCTGGCTCGCGATGATGCTCGCCCCGAACGCGGTCCTCGGCTTCCTGCTGCCGGGGTCCGAGTTCACCGCGCAGCAGCTGCTCGATTTCCGGATCTACATCGTCGTGCTGCCCTTCCTGCCGTATGTCTTCAACGCGCTGGTGCTGTTCCCCTGCCTGGAGAGGGCGAAGCTCGCGAGCGTGGTCGCCCTCCTGAGGCAGGTGGTGCTCTTCGTTCCCTTGATGTGGCTCCTCCCGAGGCTCGTCGGGGTGAGCGGGGTCTATTGGGGGACCACGGCGATCGACGTGGCGATGTTCCTCCTCGTGCTCGTCATGGTGAATCGAGAGTTTCGCAGGCTCGACGGCCGCGATGTCGAGACGAGCGCCGTGCTCAGGGAAGCGCCCGCCGGCTGA
- the mxcH gene encoding TonB-dependent siderophore myxochelin receptor MxcH has translation MNTEAPARRGSARPSRARRSAGAAALIAAGALLAGGAARAQDAGAASPAEPPRDAAPDGEAPRAPADESREAAENHPPVLHSFVEADYPAAALAQGLQGTVVLRLSIEADGRVSAADVAQAAGHGFDEAAQAAAQRFLFSPARRGDTPVASRILYAYEFHLPKAPASGALRGRVLLPGASALCVAGAEVLVRHQDGSAERTRTDGEGRFQLDGLAPGPCVVIAEASGVGRAEVETEIAGAHVAEIALRLVQSGEEAPIEVTVRGPSEAERRRQSAEAVTVVETDRVKRETSDMGEVLARTQGVGVRREGGLGSATRFSLNGLTGDQVRFFLDGVPLELAGYPFGVSNVPVGLVERVEIYSGVVPVRLGADALGGAVDLITDQDLCASRAGASYEVGSFDTHRAALAGSHLHRPSGLFARASGFFDYAKNDYPVDTEVEDERGRFSPAHVYRFHDAYRSAGGHVELGVVDRPWARRLRLRAFVTDYDKEYQHKLVMRVPYGGVTYGETSAGVNLRYEQPLGRGVSLDAVGGYAYVRGRFLDVARCDYDWMGRCDPEGAEPGETDVVPHDQVFWDHSAFARLNVEWRIHPSHAVRLAAAPTYVTRTGDERRQSDPDSPDPLADRRSVLALVNGLEYDLDLLEDRLEHLLFVKQYVQRVASESPVVGDPARDRDRSTHRFGIGDALRYRLTPWLYGKASYEWATRLPSPDEVFGDNTFIAANLGLDPEISHNVNLGLTLDARGTPAGAFRATGNGSLRAADRLIVLLGNDRDQSYENVHGARSLGVEGSVGWTSPGERLALDGNVTYLDFRNTSSEGAFGAFEGDRIPNRPYLFANGSARLLFRRVFAAEDEVGLTWNSRYVHEYFRTWESLGRRESKQVIPSQLVHSAGLGYVVRRGRASLSTTLEMQNLTDERVFDFFGTPRPGRSFYVKTTAEL, from the coding sequence ATGAACACGGAGGCTCCAGCGCGTCGAGGCTCAGCGCGCCCGTCCCGGGCGCGAAGGAGCGCCGGTGCCGCCGCCCTCATCGCGGCAGGTGCTCTGCTCGCGGGCGGGGCCGCGCGCGCGCAGGACGCGGGCGCGGCTTCGCCGGCGGAGCCGCCCCGGGACGCCGCGCCGGACGGCGAAGCGCCTCGGGCCCCCGCCGATGAATCCCGAGAGGCGGCGGAGAATCACCCGCCGGTCCTCCATTCGTTCGTCGAGGCCGATTACCCGGCGGCCGCCCTCGCGCAGGGCCTCCAGGGGACCGTCGTGCTGAGGCTCAGCATCGAGGCGGATGGGCGGGTGTCGGCGGCGGACGTGGCGCAGGCCGCGGGGCACGGCTTCGACGAGGCGGCGCAGGCCGCAGCGCAGCGCTTCCTGTTTTCGCCGGCTCGACGGGGGGACACCCCGGTCGCCTCCCGGATCCTCTACGCCTACGAGTTTCACCTCCCGAAGGCGCCTGCGAGCGGCGCGCTCCGCGGGCGCGTGCTCTTGCCCGGCGCGAGCGCGCTCTGCGTCGCCGGCGCCGAGGTGCTCGTGCGGCACCAGGATGGCTCGGCCGAGCGAACGCGCACCGACGGCGAGGGCCGCTTCCAGCTCGATGGCCTCGCGCCCGGGCCGTGCGTCGTGATCGCCGAGGCGAGCGGCGTAGGCCGGGCCGAGGTCGAGACCGAGATCGCCGGAGCGCACGTCGCCGAGATCGCCTTGCGGCTCGTGCAATCCGGCGAGGAGGCCCCGATCGAGGTGACCGTGCGCGGGCCGTCGGAAGCCGAGCGGCGCCGGCAATCGGCCGAGGCCGTGACGGTCGTGGAGACGGACCGCGTCAAGCGGGAGACCTCGGACATGGGCGAGGTGCTCGCGCGCACGCAGGGGGTCGGCGTGCGCCGCGAGGGAGGCCTCGGCTCGGCCACGCGCTTTTCGCTGAACGGGCTGACGGGCGATCAGGTGCGGTTCTTCCTCGACGGCGTGCCGCTCGAGCTGGCCGGCTATCCCTTCGGCGTCTCGAACGTGCCAGTTGGCCTCGTCGAGCGCGTCGAGATCTACAGCGGCGTGGTCCCGGTGCGCCTCGGCGCCGACGCCCTCGGCGGGGCGGTCGACCTGATCACCGATCAGGACCTCTGCGCGTCGCGCGCCGGCGCGTCCTACGAGGTGGGCTCGTTCGACACCCACCGAGCGGCGCTCGCCGGCAGCCATCTGCACAGGCCGAGCGGCCTGTTCGCTCGCGCGAGCGGCTTCTTCGACTATGCGAAGAACGACTACCCCGTCGATACCGAGGTCGAGGACGAGCGCGGGCGCTTCTCGCCGGCGCACGTCTACCGCTTTCACGACGCCTACCGCAGCGCGGGAGGCCACGTGGAGCTCGGGGTCGTCGATCGACCGTGGGCGCGGCGCTTGCGACTGCGCGCCTTCGTGACCGATTACGACAAGGAGTACCAGCACAAGCTCGTCATGAGGGTCCCGTACGGCGGCGTGACGTACGGGGAGACCTCGGCAGGCGTGAACCTTCGTTACGAACAGCCGCTGGGGCGCGGCGTGTCGCTCGACGCGGTGGGCGGCTATGCCTACGTCCGAGGGCGCTTCCTCGACGTCGCGCGCTGCGACTACGACTGGATGGGACGCTGCGACCCCGAGGGCGCCGAGCCTGGCGAGACGGACGTCGTCCCCCACGACCAGGTCTTCTGGGACCATTCCGCCTTCGCGCGCCTCAACGTGGAATGGCGCATCCATCCGTCGCACGCCGTCCGCCTGGCCGCCGCGCCGACCTACGTGACGCGGACGGGCGATGAGCGCCGGCAAAGCGACCCGGATAGCCCTGATCCGCTCGCCGACCGCCGCAGCGTGCTCGCGCTGGTGAACGGCCTGGAGTACGACCTCGACCTGCTCGAGGACCGGCTCGAACACCTTCTTTTCGTCAAGCAGTACGTGCAGCGCGTCGCGAGCGAGAGCCCGGTCGTCGGTGATCCTGCGCGCGACCGCGACCGGAGCACCCACCGCTTCGGTATCGGCGACGCGCTCCGATACAGGCTCACGCCCTGGCTCTACGGGAAGGCCTCCTACGAGTGGGCGACGCGGCTGCCCAGCCCAGACGAGGTCTTCGGCGACAATACGTTCATCGCGGCCAACCTCGGGCTCGATCCCGAGATCAGCCACAACGTCAACCTCGGGCTCACCCTCGACGCCCGCGGGACGCCGGCGGGCGCCTTTCGCGCGACGGGCAACGGCTCCCTGCGCGCAGCCGACCGTCTGATCGTGCTCCTCGGCAACGATCGGGACCAGAGCTACGAGAACGTCCACGGCGCGCGGTCGCTCGGCGTCGAAGGCTCCGTCGGATGGACCTCGCCCGGGGAGCGCCTCGCGCTCGACGGCAACGTCACCTACCTCGATTTCCGCAACACATCGAGCGAGGGCGCGTTCGGCGCCTTCGAAGGAGATCGCATCCCGAACCGCCCGTACCTCTTCGCCAACGGCTCAGCGCGCCTCCTGTTTCGCCGCGTCTTCGCCGCGGAGGACGAGGTCGGGCTCACGTGGAACAGCCGCTACGTACACGAGTACTTCCGCACGTGGGAGAGCCTCGGCCGGCGTGAGTCCAAGCAGGTGATCCCCTCGCAGCTCGTGCACTCGGCCGGGCTCGGGTACGTCGTGCGGCGCGGCCGCGCGAGCCTGAGCACGACGCTCGAGATGCAGAACCTCACGGATGAGCGTGTGTTCGACTTCTTCGGCACGCCGCGCCCGGGAAGGAGCTTCTACGTCAAGACCACGGCGGAGCTCTGA
- a CDS encoding MotA/TolQ/ExbB proton channel family protein encodes MHTVVAVKNLLVQSGASWVLWLLFALSGGSIAIAIERWLYFRSKDDDVRALAAELDAHLSNGSVAAALDALRPMRSVGAIVARAGLRLAPRGSAAADKGMQSAMSAERKALETRLAYLGTLGNNAPFVGLFGTVIGVILAFEQLGQATGAAGGGAASQVASAAVMAAIAEALVATAVGIGVALPAVAAYNYLQRRVAAMLDDAETLSNLVLAYLATGEAAQSSRVDSARAVHGGVSIDKPMNGEASRPEAA; translated from the coding sequence ATGCACACCGTTGTGGCCGTCAAGAACCTGCTCGTTCAGTCCGGCGCGTCCTGGGTCCTGTGGCTCCTGTTCGCGCTCTCGGGGGGCAGCATCGCCATCGCGATCGAGCGCTGGCTCTACTTCCGCTCGAAGGACGACGACGTGCGAGCGCTCGCCGCCGAGCTCGACGCTCACCTGTCGAACGGCTCGGTCGCCGCCGCGCTCGACGCGCTCCGGCCGATGCGATCGGTCGGGGCGATCGTCGCCCGCGCGGGTCTGAGGCTCGCGCCGCGCGGGTCGGCCGCGGCGGACAAGGGGATGCAGAGCGCGATGTCCGCCGAGCGGAAGGCGCTCGAGACGAGGCTCGCGTACCTCGGGACCCTCGGCAACAACGCGCCCTTCGTCGGCCTCTTTGGCACCGTCATCGGCGTGATCCTGGCGTTCGAGCAGCTCGGTCAGGCCACGGGGGCGGCGGGCGGCGGGGCCGCGAGCCAGGTCGCCTCCGCCGCGGTCATGGCGGCGATCGCGGAAGCGCTCGTGGCGACGGCCGTGGGCATCGGCGTCGCGCTGCCGGCCGTGGCCGCTTACAACTACCTGCAGCGTCGGGTCGCCGCGATGCTCGACGACGCCGAGACGCTCTCGAATCTGGTGCTCGCCTACCTGGCGACCGGAGAGGCCGCGCAGTCCTCTCGTGTCGACTCCGCGCGTGCGGTCCACGGCGGCGTTTCGATCGACAAGCCGATGAACGGCGAGGCGTCACGCCCGGAGGCGGCCTAG
- a CDS encoding ExbD/TolR family protein: MASAGQSARSRRGGIIEGINVTPLVDITLVLLIIFIVTAKIVVAPAVPLDLPHASQSEEVQAVLSVVLPAEGPVQVDGAAIDDAALRERARAALSRDPQLRAVIQADRAVSHGRVMTVLDTLKAAGIARVAFGAVRPEAEAHAVERTGHQ, encoded by the coding sequence ATGGCGAGCGCCGGGCAGAGCGCTAGATCCCGCCGCGGCGGGATCATCGAAGGGATCAACGTGACGCCGCTCGTCGACATCACGCTGGTCCTCTTGATCATCTTCATCGTCACCGCCAAGATCGTCGTCGCGCCCGCCGTCCCGCTGGATCTGCCGCACGCGTCGCAGAGCGAAGAGGTCCAGGCGGTGCTGAGCGTGGTGCTGCCCGCGGAGGGGCCGGTGCAGGTCGACGGAGCTGCGATCGACGATGCGGCGCTCCGCGAACGCGCGCGGGCGGCCCTGTCGCGCGATCCGCAGCTCCGGGCCGTGATCCAGGCCGATCGCGCCGTCTCGCACGGCCGCGTGATGACGGTGCTCGACACGCTGAAAGCCGCGGGGATCGCGCGCGTCGCCTTCGGAGCTGTCCGCCCGGAGGCCGAGGCCCATGCGGTGGAGAGGACCGGACACCAATGA
- a CDS encoding energy transducer TonB, with product MIRSEFHPESVAGIVLDAARAHAQPRRARGRARAFAADSTAGIVLGAVKEHSARALVLALMPAAVMEGTVGIIALRLGPDGTTASQREERPPLQVEHVVDLAPPPPPPSPSPREEALAPRAAERSPARAAAPAAPRAPDAARAPAAPAAPPPPAQAGQVALAENAAAPLDYTGFDIAVGRGERYAGGVTSSAGTSAQAVNAARVDPSAPPERRQGGPSRARPVGQPAREWNCPWPREADALSVDEQTVVIRTVVRSDGTVASAELLADPGYGFGQMSLACARRQRFVPAADEGGQPITATSPPIRVRFTRHPRSTGAP from the coding sequence ATGATTCGATCGGAATTCCACCCCGAGAGCGTCGCCGGTATCGTCCTCGACGCGGCGCGCGCCCACGCTCAGCCCCGGCGCGCGAGGGGACGAGCCCGCGCATTCGCGGCCGACAGCACGGCCGGGATCGTCCTGGGAGCCGTCAAGGAACATTCGGCCAGAGCGCTCGTGCTCGCGCTCATGCCGGCAGCCGTCATGGAGGGCACGGTCGGGATCATCGCGCTCCGCCTGGGACCGGACGGCACGACGGCGAGCCAGCGCGAGGAGCGCCCGCCGCTGCAGGTGGAGCACGTGGTCGATCTGGCCCCACCTCCGCCGCCGCCGAGCCCCTCGCCGCGAGAGGAAGCGCTGGCGCCCAGGGCCGCCGAGCGCTCGCCGGCGCGCGCGGCCGCTCCTGCCGCTCCTCGGGCGCCTGACGCTGCTCGGGCCCCTGCCGCTCCCGCCGCGCCTCCTCCGCCCGCGCAGGCAGGGCAGGTCGCCCTGGCGGAAAACGCGGCTGCGCCCCTCGATTACACCGGATTCGACATCGCCGTTGGCCGCGGAGAGCGTTATGCCGGGGGCGTCACCTCCTCTGCGGGGACGAGCGCGCAGGCGGTGAACGCCGCGCGTGTGGACCCGAGCGCTCCTCCGGAGCGCCGGCAGGGGGGCCCCTCGCGCGCAAGGCCCGTCGGGCAGCCCGCGCGGGAGTGGAATTGCCCCTGGCCGCGCGAAGCGGATGCGCTCTCGGTGGACGAGCAAACAGTGGTCATCCGCACGGTCGTTCGTTCGGACGGCACCGTCGCCTCGGCGGAGCTCCTCGCGGACCCGGGATATGGCTTTGGCCAGATGTCGCTCGCGTGCGCCCGCAGGCAGCGATTCGTGCCGGCCGCCGACGAGGGGGGTCAGCCTATCACGGCGACGTCGCCGCCCATCCGCGTGAGGTTCACGCGACATCCGCGATCCACAGGCGCGCCCTAG
- a CDS encoding ABC transporter ATP-binding protein: protein MSNSNGLIVKGLTKTYANGVRALNGVHLNVGPGLYGLLGPNGAGKSTLMRTLATLQTPDAGTITFNGIDVIASPDRLRRRLGYLPQQIGAYPGVTGRSLLERFAWLKGRTDRRERDAEISTLLARVNLSDVGHREVATYSGGMLRRFGIALALVGSPQLLIVDEPTAGLDPAERNHFHRVLAEVAAEAVVLLSTHIVDDVENLCGRLSIVNRGRVVAEGAPAELTAPLAGRLWTRTYARGEPIPDDALNVSPTPSGTRAVVVRDVSPGDGFVAHAPKLDDAYHYLLAESRQAEAA from the coding sequence ATGTCAAACTCGAACGGGCTGATCGTGAAGGGGTTGACGAAGACGTACGCCAACGGCGTTCGAGCGCTGAACGGCGTCCACCTGAACGTCGGACCGGGGCTCTACGGGCTCCTCGGTCCAAACGGCGCGGGCAAGAGCACGCTGATGCGCACCCTCGCCACGCTCCAGACGCCGGACGCGGGGACGATCACGTTCAACGGGATCGACGTCATTGCGTCTCCTGACCGCCTCCGTCGCCGCCTCGGGTACCTTCCGCAGCAGATCGGCGCGTACCCGGGGGTGACGGGGCGGTCTCTGCTCGAGCGGTTTGCCTGGCTGAAGGGGCGCACGGACCGGCGCGAGCGCGACGCGGAGATCTCGACGCTGCTCGCGCGCGTCAACCTGAGCGACGTCGGCCACCGCGAGGTCGCGACCTACTCCGGGGGGATGCTGCGGCGGTTCGGCATCGCGCTCGCGCTCGTGGGATCTCCGCAGCTCCTCATCGTGGACGAGCCGACCGCCGGCCTCGATCCGGCCGAGCGCAACCACTTTCATCGCGTGCTCGCGGAGGTCGCCGCGGAGGCCGTGGTGCTGCTCTCGACGCACATCGTCGATGACGTGGAGAACCTCTGCGGGCGGCTGTCGATCGTCAACCGGGGGCGCGTGGTCGCCGAAGGAGCGCCGGCCGAGCTGACCGCGCCGCTCGCGGGCCGCCTGTGGACCCGGACGTACGCGCGGGGCGAGCCGATCCCCGACGACGCGCTGAACGTCTCGCCCACGCCGAGCGGCACCCGCGCCGTCGTGGTGCGCGACGTGTCGCCCGGCGACGGCTTCGTCGCTCACGCGCCCAAGCTCGACGACGCCTATCATTACTTGCTGGCCGAATCGCGGCAGGCGGAGGCCGCATGA
- a CDS encoding salicylate synthase — protein MSHQRHYLERRVSISADPIDLAAALARSGSHTTYFVYERDGEWSVALGAAFELTADVHGVHRLDATGKQSCPGGDCLAAVESALASIPVRGWRAYGTASFEFAYLLHGIEANLGTEPLLHLTIPEVEIRLQRGTALVRALTSGELERMVDVLASSNRRHARGMTDVAVLPPVPSPEVLPARLLETTGAAKYKELVAAATNEIAARKLHKVIASRVVPVAAPVDLIATYVAGRRQNTPARSFVVNCRDLKFAGFSPETVLEVTAEGQVMTQPLAGTRALVSDDVENARLRAELLSNSKELAEHAMSVKLAFEELSRVCKQGSVTVNEFMAISRRGTVQHLASRLSGMLEAGNTAWTAFQVLFPAITASGIPKREAVDWIRRHEAESRGLYSGAVLTLDHDGAMDAALVLRTIFQRGSSVWLRAGAGIVAESTPERELEETCEKLQSVARHLVPPEFASEPV, from the coding sequence ATGTCTCATCAACGGCACTACCTCGAGCGCCGCGTCTCGATCAGCGCAGACCCCATCGACCTCGCGGCGGCGCTCGCCAGGTCGGGCTCGCACACGACGTACTTCGTGTACGAGCGCGACGGCGAATGGAGCGTCGCCCTCGGCGCGGCCTTCGAGCTCACTGCAGACGTACACGGCGTGCACCGCCTCGATGCGACAGGAAAGCAGAGCTGTCCCGGCGGGGACTGCCTCGCCGCGGTCGAGTCGGCGCTCGCGTCGATCCCGGTCCGTGGCTGGCGCGCGTACGGCACGGCTTCGTTCGAGTTCGCGTACCTGCTGCACGGCATCGAGGCGAACCTCGGCACAGAGCCCCTGCTTCACCTGACCATTCCAGAGGTCGAGATCCGCCTCCAGCGCGGCACGGCGCTGGTTCGCGCGCTGACCTCGGGCGAGCTCGAGCGGATGGTGGACGTCCTCGCCTCCTCGAACCGCCGCCATGCGCGCGGGATGACGGACGTCGCCGTCCTCCCCCCCGTCCCGTCGCCGGAGGTGCTCCCCGCGAGGCTGCTCGAGACGACCGGCGCAGCGAAGTACAAGGAGCTGGTGGCCGCGGCGACGAACGAGATCGCGGCGCGCAAGCTCCACAAGGTCATCGCGTCGCGCGTCGTCCCGGTCGCCGCGCCCGTCGACTTGATCGCGACGTACGTCGCCGGGCGGCGGCAGAACACCCCGGCCCGATCGTTCGTGGTCAACTGCCGCGACCTGAAGTTCGCCGGATTCAGCCCGGAGACCGTGCTCGAGGTGACCGCCGAAGGGCAGGTGATGACGCAGCCGCTCGCCGGGACCCGGGCGCTCGTCTCGGACGACGTTGAAAACGCGCGCTTGCGGGCCGAGCTGCTCAGCAATTCGAAGGAGCTGGCCGAGCACGCGATGTCCGTGAAGCTGGCGTTCGAGGAGCTCAGCCGCGTCTGCAAGCAGGGGAGCGTGACCGTCAACGAGTTCATGGCGATATCCCGCCGCGGGACCGTTCAGCACCTCGCCTCACGGCTCTCGGGCATGCTCGAGGCGGGCAACACGGCCTGGACGGCGTTCCAGGTGCTTTTCCCCGCCATCACCGCGTCGGGGATCCCCAAGAGGGAGGCGGTCGACTGGATCCGGAGGCACGAGGCGGAGAGCCGGGGCCTCTACTCGGGAGCGGTCCTGACGCTGGATCACGACGGAGCGATGGATGCGGCGCTGGTGCTGCGGACGATCTTCCAGCGGGGGAGCAGCGTCTGGCTGCGCGCGGGCGCCGGGATCGTCGCGGAGTCGACGCCCGAGCGAGAGCTGGAGGAGACCTGCGAGAAGCTCCAGAGCGTGGCGCGCCACCTGGTGCCTCCGGAGTTCGCCAGCGAGCCGGTGTGA